Proteins encoded together in one Ruminococcaceae bacterium KH2T8 window:
- a CDS encoding Hpr(Ser) kinase/phosphatase: protein MPYSSVFLSDIVKAFDLEVVYDTGDIEERRISVADVTRPGLQLAGYYDHFGPDRIQIVGNMEHAYLEHLTADDRKTSLLNLFGKEIPALIITRNHEAHKEMIAAASEKNTPIFRTGEATSDFSNSLVEYLKMELAPRVSMHGVLVEVNGEGILILGESGVGKSETALEIVKRGHRLIADDQVEIRKVSESRLVGRAPEVIRHLIEIRGIGILDVKELYGVSSVKPSEGIDFVINLELWDEKKTYDRLGLNEETTEILGIEIPSITIPVGPGRNLAVIVEAAAINFRVKKMGYNAAADLVSRVFPGGNLQA from the coding sequence ATGCCTTATTCAAGTGTATTCCTGTCAGATATAGTAAAGGCCTTTGATCTTGAGGTCGTATACGATACCGGTGATATTGAGGAAAGAAGGATCAGCGTAGCCGACGTTACGCGCCCGGGCCTTCAGCTCGCGGGCTATTATGATCACTTCGGTCCCGACCGTATCCAGATCGTGGGAAACATGGAGCATGCATATCTCGAGCACCTGACTGCCGATGATCGAAAGACATCTCTCCTTAACCTTTTCGGCAAGGAGATCCCGGCACTTATCATTACAAGAAATCACGAAGCACATAAAGAGATGATCGCTGCCGCTTCGGAGAAGAATACTCCGATCTTCAGGACAGGCGAAGCGACATCGGACTTCTCGAACTCGTTGGTCGAATATCTCAAGATGGAACTTGCACCCCGTGTCAGCATGCACGGCGTTCTCGTAGAGGTTAACGGTGAAGGAATCCTGATATTAGGTGAGAGCGGCGTAGGTAAATCCGAGACGGCTCTCGAGATCGTAAAGAGAGGTCACAGACTCATAGCTGACGATCAGGTCGAGATCAGAAAGGTATCCGAGTCAAGGCTCGTAGGAAGAGCTCCCGAGGTCATAAGACACCTTATCGAGATCAGAGGTATCGGTATCCTCGACGTTAAGGAACTCTACGGTGTATCTTCCGTAAAGCCTTCGGAAGGTATCGATTTCGTAATCAATCTCGAGCTTTGGGATGAGAAGAAGACATATGACAGATTAGGCCTTAACGAAGAGACGACCGAGATCCTCGGTATAGAGATCCCTTCGATCACGATCCCCGTAGGTCCCGGACGTAACCTCGCAGTCATCGTCGAGGCAGCCGCTATCAACTTCCGTGTTAAGAAGATGGGCTATAACGCAGCCGCAGACCTTGTCTCCAGAGTATTCCCCGGAGGAAATCTGCAGGCATGA
- a CDS encoding UDP-N-acetylmuramate dehydrogenase — MTIEENVILKQFTTFKCGGPAKYFAEPEKPEDIVELIGFAKEKGLKILILGLGSNMLISDSGFDGLAIRIGKKMGTISFEDDGEYTIVTASAGCSLAVFGNRCASEGLEGAEFCCGIPGTVGGAVFMNAGAYGREIKDIAVSVDYLLDGEVHTIDASECAFGYRKSIFEQMTSEGKDAIVLSLKARLKKGDKEKILEYVNELKEKRTKSQPVEVPSAGSTFKRPEGYFAGALIEGSGLKGFALDDSGAQVSPKHAGFVVNNGGKASAADVMKLIRYIQDKVYADSGVRLETEVRLIGGDGN, encoded by the coding sequence ATGACGATCGAAGAGAATGTAATCTTAAAGCAGTTCACTACTTTTAAGTGCGGCGGTCCCGCAAAGTATTTCGCCGAGCCCGAAAAGCCCGAAGATATCGTAGAGCTCATTGGCTTTGCGAAGGAAAAGGGACTTAAGATATTGATCTTAGGCCTCGGGTCCAATATGCTCATCTCCGACAGCGGATTTGACGGTCTTGCCATAAGGATCGGAAAGAAGATGGGCACCATATCATTTGAGGATGATGGCGAATATACGATAGTTACGGCTTCTGCAGGATGCTCTCTCGCAGTCTTCGGAAACAGATGCGCTTCCGAAGGACTTGAAGGAGCGGAGTTCTGCTGCGGTATCCCGGGAACGGTCGGCGGTGCGGTATTCATGAATGCAGGTGCTTACGGCAGAGAGATAAAGGATATCGCGGTGAGTGTCGATTACCTCCTGGACGGAGAAGTTCATACGATAGATGCATCGGAATGTGCTTTCGGATATCGAAAGAGCATATTCGAGCAGATGACTTCCGAGGGCAAGGACGCCATAGTATTGTCGCTTAAGGCACGCCTTAAGAAGGGTGATAAGGAGAAGATCCTCGAGTATGTTAACGAGCTCAAGGAGAAGCGGACCAAGTCCCAGCCCGTAGAAGTCCCGAGTGCGGGATCTACTTTCAAGCGTCCCGAAGGATACTTCGCGGGAGCGCTTATCGAAGGCAGCGGTCTCAAGGGCTTCGCGCTCGATGATTCAGGCGCCCAGGTATCTCCCAAGCACGCGGGCTTTGTAGTTAATAACGGCGGAAAGGCATCCGCGGCGGATGTCATGAAGCTCATAAGATATATTCAGGATAAGGTCTATGCGGATTCGGGCGTAAGGCTCGAGACCGAAGTCAGACTTATCGGAGGGGACGGCAACTGA
- a CDS encoding UPF0042 nucleotide-binding protein has protein sequence MDIVILTGISGAGKSQAAAFFEDQGYFCIDNVPPQFLPEFAEIFAKEEYEAAKMDKLCFVVDVRSRVMLAGWGVAMQKLDEIPGVTYKVVFLEASDEVLVSRYRQTRRKHPLMDEMPLTDAIASERKLLHNIRGRASCIIDTTMLNNAGLKRALRDFIRSEEQQGFPVFVESFGFMYGIPSDSDCVYDMRFLPNPFWVDELKMLSGKDSEIGEYLNGFEETHIFMEKVKDIFGFMIPLYIKEGKSRLSIGIGCTGGRHRSVYIAEQLGIALQEMGYNTVVHHRDIDRDPRYTKKDTDNV, from the coding sequence ATGGATATAGTCATCCTTACGGGTATCAGCGGAGCAGGAAAGAGCCAGGCGGCAGCTTTCTTTGAGGATCAGGGATATTTTTGTATCGATAACGTACCGCCTCAGTTCCTTCCGGAGTTCGCCGAGATCTTCGCCAAAGAAGAATATGAAGCCGCAAAGATGGATAAGCTCTGCTTCGTAGTCGACGTTCGAAGCCGAGTAATGCTCGCAGGCTGGGGAGTCGCCATGCAAAAGCTCGACGAGATACCGGGCGTTACATATAAGGTCGTATTCCTTGAAGCAAGTGACGAGGTCCTCGTAAGCAGATACAGACAGACAAGGCGAAAGCATCCTCTCATGGATGAGATGCCCCTTACGGACGCGATCGCTTCCGAGCGAAAGCTCCTCCATAACATCAGAGGCAGGGCATCCTGCATTATCGACACGACGATGCTCAATAACGCAGGCCTCAAACGAGCTTTAAGAGACTTCATAAGATCCGAAGAGCAGCAGGGATTTCCCGTATTCGTCGAGTCTTTCGGCTTTATGTATGGTATCCCTTCAGACAGTGACTGCGTATACGATATGAGATTTCTCCCTAATCCTTTCTGGGTAGACGAGCTCAAGATGCTGAGCGGTAAGGACAGTGAGATAGGTGAGTATCTTAACGGATTTGAAGAGACTCACATCTTCATGGAGAAGGTAAAGGATATATTCGGCTTCATGATCCCCCTTTATATCAAGGAGGGTAAGAGCCGATTGAGCATAGGTATCGGCTGTACGGGCGGCAGACACAGATCCGTCTACATCGCCGAGCAACTCGGCATAGCCCTTCAGGAGATGGGTTATAACACGGTCGTTCACCACAGGGATATCGACCGCGATCCCCGATATACGAAGAAGGATACTGATAATGTCTGA
- a CDS encoding Outer membrane protein assembly factor BamB, contains PQQ-like beta-propeller repeat, producing MNRKDQYIEPDNSYYEMSTDPSQGTMKLVIALTALSVILTSVLAIVYFREKNKPVNQVTNVIGGTDTYISVATATPTPVPPIQAFQNPLLYPSSALINTTTDLPISDACIPSTRGLTQNVINGAVIVSDYQRENEIFMGDPLEYSSVAGITTFRGNNFRNTATFGYLSPVGDSIDTITQVWEFSGTGSRLASSQTFEWEGFQLTGQPLVVRWSSDIRSSMNLYPDKAAKEDLTEVICACLDGLVYFFDIDDGSQTRDPIYVGASIKGTPSVDPRGFPLLYLGQGDDNGDDGFGMYIYSLIDGSQLYFYDGGDDGAYRMNWGAFDSSPIIDAITDTLIWPCENGIIYTFTLNTEYVSGSSSVMVNPVCTGYKYIFNDTQGRYLGVESSIAVYGNYGYFIDNNSNLICLDLNSLEMIWVFRTDDDSDLSPVISEENGIPYIYIGTEVDYQGGQGSYSGAAYTYKINALTGDEVWQTSQPCYTYNGQTSDTDQVGGCVGNPILGKGQISNLVIFSYSCTTDLLSGNRIVAYNRDTGNEVWHYDMNIYTYSSPVDCYDQDGNAYIIICDSLGQIHLVNGQTGERISYIQASRNLGTESETSTGVEFQASPVVFNDMMVICTTSGSVFGIRID from the coding sequence ATGAACCGAAAGGATCAATACATAGAGCCGGATAACTCGTATTACGAGATGTCTACGGATCCGTCGCAAGGTACGATGAAATTAGTCATCGCTCTGACTGCGCTGTCTGTTATCTTAACGTCAGTCCTTGCGATCGTGTATTTCCGCGAGAAAAACAAACCCGTAAATCAGGTTACCAATGTTATCGGAGGAACGGATACTTATATCTCCGTAGCTACTGCTACCCCTACGCCCGTGCCTCCCATCCAGGCTTTCCAGAACCCGCTCCTTTATCCTTCATCGGCACTTATCAATACGACGACCGATCTTCCGATATCGGATGCGTGCATCCCTTCGACCAGAGGTCTTACGCAGAATGTCATAAACGGTGCGGTCATCGTGTCCGACTACCAAAGAGAGAACGAGATCTTCATGGGAGATCCTCTCGAATACAGCAGTGTAGCGGGCATTACTACTTTCAGAGGAAATAACTTCAGGAATACGGCTACTTTCGGATATCTGTCCCCCGTAGGCGATTCTATCGATACGATAACTCAGGTCTGGGAGTTTAGCGGAACGGGCTCAAGGCTCGCTTCATCTCAGACTTTCGAATGGGAAGGCTTCCAGCTCACGGGCCAGCCGCTCGTAGTAAGGTGGTCTTCCGATATAAGGTCGAGCATGAACCTTTATCCCGATAAGGCCGCTAAGGAGGATCTTACGGAGGTCATCTGCGCATGCCTTGACGGACTTGTCTATTTCTTTGACATTGACGACGGTTCGCAGACCAGAGATCCCATCTATGTCGGAGCATCCATCAAGGGTACTCCATCCGTTGATCCCCGCGGCTTCCCGCTCCTTTATCTCGGACAGGGAGACGATAACGGCGATGACGGATTCGGAATGTATATCTATTCCCTTATCGACGGATCACAGCTTTATTTCTATGACGGCGGTGACGACGGCGCATACAGGATGAACTGGGGTGCTTTCGATTCCTCTCCGATCATCGATGCGATCACGGATACTCTTATCTGGCCCTGTGAGAACGGCATCATCTATACGTTTACTCTTAATACCGAATATGTATCGGGCAGTTCGAGCGTAATGGTAAATCCCGTATGTACGGGCTATAAGTATATCTTCAACGATACTCAGGGCAGATACCTCGGAGTTGAGAGCTCTATCGCAGTCTACGGCAACTACGGTTATTTCATCGACAACAACTCGAATCTCATCTGCCTCGACCTTAATTCCCTTGAGATGATCTGGGTATTCAGGACAGATGACGATTCCGATCTTTCACCAGTTATCTCGGAGGAGAACGGTATCCCGTATATCTATATCGGTACGGAAGTCGATTATCAGGGCGGTCAGGGTTCTTACTCGGGTGCCGCATATACATACAAGATCAATGCACTGACCGGAGATGAGGTATGGCAGACATCGCAGCCCTGCTATACATATAACGGTCAGACATCCGATACGGATCAGGTCGGCGGATGCGTCGGCAATCCCATTCTCGGCAAGGGACAGATCTCCAATCTCGTGATCTTCTCCTACAGCTGCACTACCGATCTTTTGAGCGGTAACCGTATCGTAGCCTATAACCGCGATACCGGTAACGAAGTATGGCATTATGACATGAACATATATACTTACAGCTCTCCCGTCGATTGTTATGACCAGGACGGCAATGCATATATCATCATATGCGACAGCCTCGGTCAGATCCATCTGGTAAATGGCCAGACAGGCGAGAGAATAAGCTATATCCAGGCGTCTCGAAATCTCGGTACCGAGAGTGAGACTTCTACGGGAGTCGAATTCCAGGCATCGCCGGTCGTGTTCAATGATATGATGGTAATCTGCACTACATCGGGATCCGTATTCGGGATCAGGATCGATTAA
- a CDS encoding uridine kinase: MAELRDKTDITVEELEESLGAKKLPEFIKNCEQTFLDRIDAIVDIICNDPNKKAIFVSGPTSSGKTTFTMRLSAGLTAHGRQANFLSLDDYYNTSELKFDKDGRPDFETIDALDIDLAAEHIKDIIDGKKVIPPFFNFKTRLREERDPSEAIELPENGVLVVEGLHGLSEKTAGCIDPDKCVKVFIMPYGNVFCDTKLMDSNEIRMLRRIVRDYRHRGAHALSTVDYWPMIARSEEDYYTDYLTRADFHVNSFLPYESLIIAPLALHDIKEALSRVEDGTIEPNIFMAKSKTGKDFADFSTALAKCSKLVKHLEKIPVVNPAHVPEQSILNEFISE, from the coding sequence ATGGCAGAACTCAGAGACAAGACGGATATTACGGTTGAGGAACTCGAGGAGAGCCTGGGTGCCAAGAAACTTCCCGAATTCATAAAGAACTGCGAGCAGACTTTCCTTGACAGGATAGATGCCATCGTAGATATCATCTGCAATGATCCGAATAAGAAGGCGATCTTTGTTTCAGGTCCCACATCTTCAGGCAAGACGACATTTACCATGCGTTTGTCCGCGGGACTTACGGCACACGGCAGACAGGCCAATTTCCTGTCCCTTGATGACTATTACAATACGAGCGAGCTCAAGTTCGATAAGGACGGAAGGCCCGATTTCGAGACTATCGATGCTCTCGATATCGATCTTGCGGCAGAGCATATCAAAGACATAATCGACGGAAAGAAGGTAATCCCTCCTTTCTTTAACTTCAAGACCAGGCTTCGCGAGGAGAGAGATCCGAGCGAGGCGATCGAGCTCCCCGAGAACGGCGTACTCGTCGTAGAGGGACTTCACGGTCTTTCCGAGAAGACGGCGGGATGTATCGATCCCGATAAGTGCGTAAAGGTATTCATCATGCCTTACGGTAATGTCTTCTGTGATACAAAGCTTATGGACAGCAATGAGATCCGAATGCTTCGAAGGATCGTCAGGGACTACAGGCACAGAGGTGCTCATGCGCTCTCGACTGTAGACTACTGGCCCATGATCGCAAGATCCGAGGAGGACTACTACACGGATTATCTGACGAGAGCGGATTTCCATGTTAATTCTTTCCTTCCTTACGAGAGCCTTATCATAGCTCCTCTGGCGCTCCACGATATAAAGGAAGCATTGAGCCGCGTTGAAGACGGTACGATCGAGCCCAATATCTTTATGGCAAAGTCGAAGACCGGCAAGGATTTCGCGGATTTCTCCACGGCACTCGCTAAGTGCAGCAAGCTCGTTAAGCATCTGGAGAAGATACCCGTGGTAAATCCCGCTCATGTTCCCGAGCAGTCCATATTGAACGAGTTTATTTCAGAATAA